The Lemur catta isolate mLemCat1 chromosome X, mLemCat1.pri, whole genome shotgun sequence genome has a window encoding:
- the ZBTB33 gene encoding transcriptional regulator Kaiso, translated as MESRKLISATDIQYSGSLLNSLNEQRGHGLFCDVTVIVEDRKFRAHKNILSASSTYFHQLFSVAGQVVELSFIRAEIFAEILNYIYSSKIVRVRSDLLDELIKSGQLLGVKFIAELGVPLSQVKSISGTAQDGNAETLPPDSSDKNLLIQKSKDEAQDNGATIMPIITESFSLSAEDYEMKKIIVTDSDDDDDDDVIFCSEILPAKETLPSNNAVTQVQPNPGPVEISDVAPCTSNNSPPLTNITPTQKLPTPVNQATLSQTQGSEKLLVSSAPTHLTPNIILLNQTPLTTPPNVSSSPPNHMSSSINLLVQNQQTPNSAILTGNKANEEEEEEIIDDDDDTISSSPDSAVSNTSLVPQADTSQNTSFDGSLIQKMQIPTLVQEPLSNSLKISDIITRNTNDPGLGSKHMMEGQKIITLDTATEIEGLSTGCKVYANIGEDTYDIVIPVKDDPDEGEARHENETPKTSGSETANKRMKVKHDDHYELIVDGRVYYICIVCKRSYVCLTSLRRHFNIHSWEKKYPCRYCEKVFPLAEYRTKHEIHHTGERRYQCLACGKSFINYQFMSSHIKSVHSQDPSGDSKLYRLHPCRSLQIRQYAYLSDRSSTMPVMKDDGIGYKVDAGKEPPVGTTTSTPQNKPMTWEDIFIQQENDSIFKQNVTDGSTEFEFIIPESY; from the coding sequence ATGGAGAGTAGAAAATTGATTTCTGCTACAGACATTCAGTACTCTGGCAGTCTGCTGAACTCCTTGAATGAGCAACGCGGACATGGACTCTTCTGTGATGTTACTGTCATTGTGGAAGACCGAAAATTTCGGGCCCACAAGAATATTCTTTCAGCTTCTAGTACCTACTTCCATCAACTCTTCTCAGTTGCCGGGCAAGTTGTTGAACTGAGCTTTATAAGAGCAGAGATCTTTGCAGAAATTCTCAATTATATCTATAGTTCTAAAATTGTTCGTGTTAGATCAGATTTGCTTGATGAGTTAATTAAATCAGGGCAGTTATTAGGAGTGAAATTTATAGCAGAGCTTGGTGTCCCATTGTCACAAGTTAAAAGCATCTCAGGTACAGCTCAGGATGGTAATGCTGAAACCTTACCTCCTGATTCTAGTGACAAGAACcttttaatacaaaaatcaaaagatgAAGCCCAAGATAATGGGGCTACTATAATGCCTATTATAACAGAGTCTTTTTCATTATCTGCTGAAGATTATGAGATGAAAAAGATCATTGTTACCGActcagatgatgatgatgatgatgatgtcatTTTCTGCTCTGAGATTCTGCCTGCAAAGGAGACTTTGCCGAGTAACAATGCAGTGACACAGGTCCAGCCTAACCCAGGCCCTGTTGAGATTTCAGATGTTGCACCTTGCACTAGCAATAACTCTCCCCCTTTAACAAATATCACACCTACTCAGAAACTTCCTACTCCTGTGAATCAGGCAACTCTGAGCCAAACACAAGGAAGTGAAAAATTGCTGGTATCTTCGGCTCCAACACATCTGACTCCtaacattattttgttaaatcAGACACCACTTACTACACCACCAAATGTCAGTTCTTCACCTCCAAATCATATGTCATCTTCAATCAATTTACTTGTGCAGAATCAGCAGACACCAAACAGTGCTATTTTAACAGGAAACAAGGCcaatgaagaggaggaggaggaaattatagatgatgatgatgacactATTAGCTCCAGTCCAGACTCGGCAGTCAGTAATACATCTTTGGTCCCACAGGCTGATACCTCCCAAAATACCAGTTTTGATGGATCATTAATACAGAAGATGCAGATTCCTACACTTGTGCAAGAACCACTttccaattctttaaaaatttcagatataATTACTAGAAACACTAATGATCCAGGCTTAGGATCAAAACATATGATGGAGGGTCAGAAGATCATTACTTTAGATACAGCTACTGAAATTGAAGGCTTGTCAACTGGTTGCAAGGTTTATGCAAATATCGGTGAAGATACTTATGACATAGTGATCCCTGTCAAAGATGACCCTGATGAAGGGGAAGCCAGACATGAAAATGAGACACCAAAAACATCTGGCAGTGAGACGGCAAACAAACGTATGAAAGTAAAACATGATGATCACTATGAGTTAATAGTAGATGGAAGGGTCTATTATATCTGTATTGTATGCAAAAGGTCATATGTCTGTCTGACAAGCTTGCGGAGACATTTTAACATTCATTCTTGGGAGAAGAAGTATCCGTGTCGTTACTGTGAGAAGGTATTTCCTCTTGCAGAATATCGCACAAAGCATGAAATTCATCACACAGGGGAGCGAAGGTATCAGTGTTTGGCTTGTGGCAAATCTTTCATCAACTATCAGTTTATGTCTTCACATATAAAGTCAGTTCATAGTCAAGATCCTTCTGGGGACTCGAAGCTTTATCGTTTACATCCATGCAGGTCTTTACAGATCAGACAATATGCATATCTTTCTGATAGGTCAAGCACTATGCCTGTAATGAAGGATGATGGTATTGGGTATAAGGTTGATGCTGGAAAAGAACCTCCAGTAGGGACCACCACATCTACTCCTCAGAACAAGCCAATGACctgggaagatatttttattcaGCAGGAAAATGATTCGATTTTTAAACAGAATGTAACAGATGGCAGTACTGAGTTTGAATTTATAATACCAGAATCTTACTAA